The DNA sequence ATCCCAACAATACCCACCCTGACCAGAATGCAGACTGGCACAATCCCCTGTTTTTCAATGATGTCTGCTATTTCAACCAAAATGATCAAACTCCACCCCCGGGAGGATGGTACCATGGAGCTCCTCCCTATGGTCTTGGAGCAGCTGGAGATTCGCTCATTGCATGGGGCCGTTGGCTGAATACCAACGCTGGTATTGACGAATTCCGCCTAGATGCAGTCAAGCATATTGATCCTTCATTTCTCGCCAAATTCTTGGTGGAATCTAGTGCCGGGAACCAACTCTACGCAGTAGGAGAATTCTTCGATGGCAATGGAAATAGCCTTGCTTGGTACCGCGATGCCGTGGAATCCAACGCCAACGGAGGCTCCAAAAACGCCCAGATGTCCTTATTCGATTTCGACTTGCGAGACGCATTGAAAGCAGTCCTCAACAATACAAGTGGATCGGCAGACCTGTATTGGACCTTGGGGTATGGAGGAACGGTGTGGGGACATGGTGAGTCAGGACTCGATGTCGTAACCTTTCTCGACAATCATGACAAGGACCGGATCGGATTTATTGGAGGAGGTGCGCAAGATGGTTCCGGCAATTGTCCTCCAGGGCAAATCAAAGCTGGAGGAAGCTGCCTGGTCATTGAATCGAATCCCAGCGACCACGATCCCATCTTCAACAACAAAAGCGACATGGGCTATCCCCTCATTTTGGCTATGGAAGGTCGTCCGACTGTATTCTGGAAGGACTACTTTTGGTATGGGATGAAAACAGAGATTGATTGGTTGATATCTCTGCGAATGGCTATGGCGCAAGGGGGATCTTACAATTCCACTCTCCAGAATCAAGACGGCAATGGAAGCAACAATCCATGGTGGGACCCCGGATTTGGCGGTAATTGCAATGGCGGAAACATGTTTGCCATGCAGAGATGGGGATTCTCTAGCGGCAATTCGGATGGTATGGTACTGGGAATCAATGACCATCCCTACGACCAATTGGGAATGTATGTCAATACCCCTTTCTCCAACAAAACCCTGAAAGATTACTCGGATGGGTTCTCATTTGGGACCACTCAAGCCTATTCCGACAGTCGTGCCCTCATTCGTGCCAATGCCCGTGATTATAGCTGGTGGGGATTGACGGGTCAATATCCCAAGCCTATCCTTGGCAATGCCCCGATTTTCCACATGCAGGCCCAACCCGGAGGCGCTACCCACTACGTGATCCTAGATGCGGATGATCTCGGGCAATTCTTGGTAAATGAAGCCCCTTTGGAAAGAGGGGATCAGTTAGCTCTTGCAAACAGTCAGGGTGAAATCTGTGGAATTGCTCGAAATGGCCTCGTCTATGACTGGGATGGTGAACATGACATGGTCATTGAGGTCATAGGTCCTTTCCCGACAGATGATCAGCCAGCAGGTGGAGCCGCCAATGGCATGCAGACCGGAGAAGCTTTTCAGCTACATATCTACGATGCCAGTACGGGAGATATCCTCCTGGGTGAGCAATTGGAGTTTGCCAAAGTCGGCAGTTCCGGAACCATTAACATGATACGACCCAGTGGTGAGAATCGTCCTCAGGAATACGAACAGCCGCGAATCACGGAAAGCCACGGTCATTTTCAAGCGAATGCGATTTCCAGAATCACCGGATTCCAAGGTAACCGTGTCATTGGGAAGGAACCTATTCACTCTTTCCCGATTGCTGAAATTCTAACATCAGAGGAAGCATTTGGATTGATCGCCTACCCCAACCCAACTTCTGGATGGATTCATCTCACCACTGATCTACCTTTGAATTCAAAGGTAGAGATTACCGTTTTTGACCTCGTCGGTAGAACGGTTCTTGAAAAGCATGAAGCGTATTCGCCCGAGGTATCTCAATTCCACCTGGACTTGAGCCAAGAACCGGCGGGTATGTATCGTATCGTTCTTCGGTCTGGAGAAACCGTCAGTTCTGTAACGGTACAAAAAGAATAATTGGATACTTGAACGAGATGTGTGCACAGGTCACGGTCCCAACATGGATCGTGGCCTGTTGACATTTTGGGCTACCAAGGCCACCAGTTTCGTTGAGGTTTGCCATAATTTGGGCGATCCAGTTTCCAGACGGTAGACACCTCTGCCTTGATCAACCGATCCCAAAGCACCGTTGAGCCTTCATCGAGCTTGAGATTCATTTCCTCTGGGTAAATGGGAAACAGGTTCCAGAAATGAATGGAATGGTCATCCCCAATTTTCAACTCCTCAAACCCTTCGGGCAGTTCCCAGGGAGTTGTCAGCATAAAGCAACCCAGCTCTGTATCTATAGCAAAAGGCTCGGCATCGGGTCCATTGGGGACCGTGTGCCCTTGGCAGATCCAAGTATCATACTCATGAGGAAATCTGGCCAATTTCTTCAACCACCAGATCGGCCAATAGGATGCCGGCATTTCTCCGCCTTCATCGGGTTCAAGCGACACAGGCCATTGTTGAGGTAATTGGAGGCAAAGCTCGGCAAATCGATAATCCTCCAGGCCTTGAGGAACCTTCATCGGAAGATCACTCATCCCGGAAGTGACAAAGGTATGGTAGGGGCGCTTCGGGCCGGGTTTTACCCAATGCACATCTATATGGACGATATGAGACAACAACTCATGCAACACACGATGAACGGGTCCAATATGAGATTCGATATGATTGGAGATCGCCTCAAGGTGGCGAGTTTCGGCTGGTGGTACCCAATCAGCCTGAGCTCGATCTTGATATTCATGGATGGGACTTCCAGATTGAGAGGTTTTCATGTTTA is a window from the Pontibacter sp. G13 genome containing:
- a CDS encoding alpha-amylase family glycosyl hydrolase, with protein sequence MNHLLQTFRLIGPCVFAWLMLIPLHSLKAQTSDVIMQGFYWNTHPGDVSDPVNGGIWWDTLATVAPTLSSAGFQTVWIPPMTKGFGNLWDMGYGLYDYYDFGSYNQKGSTRTRHGNWTQYQNMVSALHGSGLSIMGDLVLNHRGGGDALSHYEYNAGPWYGAMEWLIFNPASGRFPGVPAHFHPNNTHPDQNADWHNPLFFNDVCYFNQNDQTPPPGGWYHGAPPYGLGAAGDSLIAWGRWLNTNAGIDEFRLDAVKHIDPSFLAKFLVESSAGNQLYAVGEFFDGNGNSLAWYRDAVESNANGGSKNAQMSLFDFDLRDALKAVLNNTSGSADLYWTLGYGGTVWGHGESGLDVVTFLDNHDKDRIGFIGGGAQDGSGNCPPGQIKAGGSCLVIESNPSDHDPIFNNKSDMGYPLILAMEGRPTVFWKDYFWYGMKTEIDWLISLRMAMAQGGSYNSTLQNQDGNGSNNPWWDPGFGGNCNGGNMFAMQRWGFSSGNSDGMVLGINDHPYDQLGMYVNTPFSNKTLKDYSDGFSFGTTQAYSDSRALIRANARDYSWWGLTGQYPKPILGNAPIFHMQAQPGGATHYVILDADDLGQFLVNEAPLERGDQLALANSQGEICGIARNGLVYDWDGEHDMVIEVIGPFPTDDQPAGGAANGMQTGEAFQLHIYDASTGDILLGEQLEFAKVGSSGTINMIRPSGENRPQEYEQPRITESHGHFQANAISRITGFQGNRVIGKEPIHSFPIAEILTSEEAFGLIAYPNPTSGWIHLTTDLPLNSKVEITVFDLVGRTVLEKHEAYSPEVSQFHLDLSQEPAGMYRIVLRSGETVSSVTVQKE
- a CDS encoding suppressor of fused domain protein — its product is MKTSQSGSPIHEYQDRAQADWVPPAETRHLEAISNHIESHIGPVHRVLHELLSHIVHIDVHWVKPGPKRPYHTFVTSGMSDLPMKVPQGLEDYRFAELCLQLPQQWPVSLEPDEGGEMPASYWPIWWLKKLARFPHEYDTWICQGHTVPNGPDAEPFAIDTELGCFMLTTPWELPEGFEELKIGDDHSIHFWNLFPIYPEEMNLKLDEGSTVLWDRLIKAEVSTVWKLDRPNYGKPQRNWWPW